A window of Mercenaria mercenaria strain notata chromosome 16, MADL_Memer_1, whole genome shotgun sequence contains these coding sequences:
- the LOC123541412 gene encoding E3 ubiquitin-protein ligase RNF180-like yields the protein MSTESDTTENIVMFSRLGHFAADETISKVSRYMEENRNTIDLKSNAAVDYDVNEDLELYNRFDILPVDETMLESDEDIREESDIRDDFMCPICLELFFRPHLVRSCGHVFCEHCLRQLCKATPKMTKCPMCRELIYKCVFDPDLTEKIKVKFENRYRERRLDARQMRKDDNPLPGCTDVEYNRYLKRKQQQAFHSQRRTTEQSNSLRSYFGWFLILFLVYKIWFWLDNQTEYEYNIGLIIGSFKCKLLLCEAVRYCVQRVNKPIPKQMLYIFIFFVALESLNCKGLQIAANIFILFLYSK from the exons ATGTCAACAGAAAGTGATACTACTGAAAATATAGTGATGTTCAGCCGGCTTGGTCATTTTGCTGCAGATGAAACTATATCTAAG GTATCTAGATACATGGAAGAAAATAGGAATACTATAGATCTTAAAAGCAACGCAGCTGTGGACTATGATGTTAATGAGGACTTAGAGCTCTACAATAGATTCGATATTTTACCTGTAGATGAAACTATGCTGGAATCGGACGAGGACATAAGAGAG GAATCTGACATTCGTGATGATTTTATGTGTCCTATATGTCTAGAGCTATTCTTTCGGCCACATTTGGTCCGTTCTTGCGGTCATGTATTTTGTGAACATTGTCTTCGTCAATTATGTAAAGCGACACCGAAAATGACAAAGTGTCCAATGTGTAGAGAGCTGATCTACAAATGTGTTTTTGACCCAG ATTTAACTGAAAAGATAAAAGTCAAATTTGAAAACCGGTATAGGGAAAGACGCCTTGACGCGCGTCAGATGAGAAAAGATGACAACCCCCTACCTGGGTGTACAGATGTTGAGTATAACCGAtacttgaaaagaaaacaacagcagGCCTTCCACTCGCAAAGACGGACTACAGAACAAAGCAACAGCTTACGGTCATACTTTGGCTGGTTTCTGATCCTTTTTCTAGTATATAAAATTTGGTTTTGGCTTGATAACCAGACGGAGTACGAGTATAATATAGGACTTATTATAGGTAGCTTTAAATGTAAATTGTTACTTTGTGAAGCAGTTCGTTATTGCGTACAAAGGGTAAACAAACCTATACCAAAACAAATGctgtatattttcatattttttgtagcTTTGGAAAGTTTAAACTGTAAAGGTTTACAGATAGCAGCTAATATTTTCATTCTATTCTTATACTCTAAATAA
- the LOC123540621 gene encoding uncharacterized protein LOC123540621 — MLGKLVKSLAVFLCVYLYILVAESYFVNNQTCFSRIYHSQDDGEQDYCTSVTGVTFQVGSELIIKERCLKCNCSMLTAPNSAHMMCCGYGGKGHYTVPTGCSITIGTDNCTVNLVSAHNASKLCPY, encoded by the exons ATGCTTGGCAAATTAGTCAAATCTTTAGCAGTTTTTCTTTGTGTATATCTGTACATTCTTGTTGCGGAATCATATTTTGTGAACAACCAGACATGTTTTTCTAGGATTTACC ATTCACAAGATGATGGAGAGCAGGATTACTGTACTTCAGTAACAGGAGTCACATTTCAAGTTGGTTCCGAGTTGATAATCAAGGAGAGATGTTTAAAATGCAACTGTTCTATGCTAACTGCACCAAACAGTGCTCATATGATGTGTTGCGG GTATGGAGGAAAGGGGCACTATACAGTTCCGACAGGTTGCAGTATTACCATTGGCACAGATAATTGTACAGTCAACCTTGTTTCTGCACACAATGCGTCGAAACTATGTCCTTATTGA